From a region of the Syngnathus typhle isolate RoL2023-S1 ecotype Sweden linkage group LG12, RoL_Styp_1.0, whole genome shotgun sequence genome:
- the cetn3 gene encoding centrin-3 isoform X2, with protein MSESGTSDEFEDKNKRKELSNEQKREIREAFELFDTDKDNEVDYHELKVAMRALGFEVKKVDVMQILKDYDVRQTGKISFEDFNEVVSGLIQERDPKEEILKAFRLFDDDESGTISLRNLKRVARELGENTSDEELRSMIDAFDADGDGEINQEEFLSIMSGAF; from the exons CGAGTTTGAAGACAAGAACAAGAGGAAGGAGCTGAGCAATGAGCAGAAACGTGAAATTCGGGAAGCTTTTGAGCTCTTTGACACGGACAAAGACAATGAAGTTGATTACCACGAGTTGAAG GTGGCGATGCGAGCGCTGGGCTTTGAGGTGAAGAAGGTGGATGTCATGCAGATCCTGAAGGACTATGACGTGCGCCAAACGGGCAAAATATCCTTTGAGGACTTCAATGAAGTAG TGAGCGGACTGATCCAGGAGCGCGACCCCAAGGAGGAGATCCTGAAGGCCTTCCGGCTCTTTGACGACGACGAGTCGGGAACCATCAGCCTGAGGAACCTGAAGCGCGTGGCCAGGGAGCTCGGCGAGAACACCAGCGACGAGGAACTGCGCAGTATGATCGACGCCTTTGACGCCGACGGCGACGGCGAAA TCAACCAAGAGGAGTTCCTGTCCATCATGAGCGGCGCCTTCTGA
- the cetn3 gene encoding centrin-3 isoform X1, with product MSENREDADVTQITSDEFEDKNKRKELSNEQKREIREAFELFDTDKDNEVDYHELKVAMRALGFEVKKVDVMQILKDYDVRQTGKISFEDFNEVVSGLIQERDPKEEILKAFRLFDDDESGTISLRNLKRVARELGENTSDEELRSMIDAFDADGDGEINQEEFLSIMSGAF from the exons CGAGTTTGAAGACAAGAACAAGAGGAAGGAGCTGAGCAATGAGCAGAAACGTGAAATTCGGGAAGCTTTTGAGCTCTTTGACACGGACAAAGACAATGAAGTTGATTACCACGAGTTGAAG GTGGCGATGCGAGCGCTGGGCTTTGAGGTGAAGAAGGTGGATGTCATGCAGATCCTGAAGGACTATGACGTGCGCCAAACGGGCAAAATATCCTTTGAGGACTTCAATGAAGTAG TGAGCGGACTGATCCAGGAGCGCGACCCCAAGGAGGAGATCCTGAAGGCCTTCCGGCTCTTTGACGACGACGAGTCGGGAACCATCAGCCTGAGGAACCTGAAGCGCGTGGCCAGGGAGCTCGGCGAGAACACCAGCGACGAGGAACTGCGCAGTATGATCGACGCCTTTGACGCCGACGGCGACGGCGAAA TCAACCAAGAGGAGTTCCTGTCCATCATGAGCGGCGCCTTCTGA